The genomic stretch aatatataaaggtaataataattatatcaatgataataataaagttatggcaataataaagttagtaagtaTAGTATGAGGAAATCCaacttatggtaagactaatatattatataataataataataataataataataataataataataataataataataataataataataataataatagtaatagtaatagtaatagtaatagtaatagtaatagtaatagtaatagtaatagtaatagtaatagtaatagtaatagtaatagtaatagtaatagtaatagtaatagtagtagtaatagcaataataataataataataataataataataataaaataataataataataataataataataataataataatagaatacaTATTGTTATTTAGTAAGTTTCCTAATAAGACTACCTTCTACTAGTATAAAAGCAAAGCTAGACCTACCATATAGTTTTATTCACAAAATTGCACAAGTATCACACATAAAGCGAAAGAGGGAGATATATAGAAAAAAGAGGAAGAGAATATAGTtttattatcgtctcaaggtaagaccgtcttattatataatatattaatTTTGTAATTATGCTAACATGCATGCTAGACCATCGTATGATTTGCCTTGACCATAACCTCGACCCAAGACCACCGTGACTGACCCAGGACTTAACTTGACCACCATTGACCGGCTGGGGTTAGGGTTTATAGGGTGATTGATGTGGTTGTGGTTTCGGTTGCAACTGTGGGTTGTACATGGGTTTAGACCCTTGCCTCGCCTATTTTAAGACCGAACCTGGGTTGGGTTGGTCCGTGGTGGTGCGTCGACCTTTGTGGGTAGTCAGGGCCTGTCAAAGGTGGTGGTGTGCGTAGGGGTGGCCGGAAATTCGAAGGGTGAGTGTTTGTGTTGGTGTTTGTAGTGACACGTGAATGTATAACCAACCTGACACTTCGTGCTTGATTAAGACCGTGACCAGGGGATGGGGGTGCTTCTGGTGGACCACCGTGGGTCATAGGGTGGCCATTAGTGGTGTgtggtggttgtgtttgttgaaaATCGTGAATTGCTTGTTGTCGATGCCGCGGGTGTTGTACTAGGGCATAACGGGATTGGCCGTGGTTGGTTGCGTCGTGTCGTGTCGGTTAGTGTCGTGGTTAGGGTGGTAGGGAGAGATGAAGGTGGTGGCTGGTGGTAGTGGTTGCTCGGGTTTTGGGTGTATCGGTGGTGTTGTAGGTAGTCTAAGGTGAGTGCCGTGAAGGTGTTATTGATATTGTGGGAATGGTCGAAGGTTATTGTGGGGAGTTATGGCGTGAGTTTAGAAACATGTATGGAGGTGTTGGTAGCGGTGGTTAGGGCTGTCTAGACCGTAGTTGTGGGTGGTTGAGTAGGTGGTGAAGAggggtggtgatggtggttgttAGACCGTGAAATAAGGGGTGTTTGGGGGTCAAGTGTAACACGGTTGGACAAGTTTAAAACGTGTTTGTATGAATTTGATTAGTAATGATCATCACATGATGATgaatattataattaattaataattaataaatgaTAAAGGTTGTTAATAATTTATATTATGTGTGTGGGTGACCTCAATAGGTTGTTCGACGGGTATGACGGGTTTTGAATATTAACAACGTAATTGttatataattaatttataacTAGTAAATAatgtaattagtaattaaatgttatTATTACTTGTCTTAGGTGACGGAATTGTTAAGAAGCCTTGTTAattggatttctatttattcggattgcgttattggaatttgctgatcaggtaggataactactcaacttgtctTGCTATTTATTTGATAAGAGGAATTGTGAAACTGTGTGGATAATTGCCATTGGATGAATTGTCGGATGTGAATTATATGTCATGGAAATATATTTTGGTTATTGGTTTATTTATATTgtttattggatacctcagattCGGTCTGAGACGAGTTATGGTTATTATTAGTAATACATATCTTTGAGTGGATACCTCAGCCTCGTGTTGAGAtgggttattgttattgtattgttattTCTATATATTGTAATtgttggatacctcagttttatactgggatgatggatacctcaacttcggttgggatggtggatacctcaacttcggttgggatggtgtatacttcaacttcggttgaaatgatggataccccgggccagggattggcgggatgaatgggtctTTCGGGTGATGAGCTTAGTCGTATTTGTATTATATGTCATATCATTttactttgacttgttgttggttattcctactcaaccattggttgacgtgtttgcttctgtgtcaaaataaaattgatgcctgctttaattgatggcatcctgtggtgaaccatttaatatttccggttatatggggagcagatttaaatagcaggttttgagttagctggatatggggagcttgggcgtgtgagctttcggacctgcaggagtctagatcacaaatgtagttatatcacttatttaatttccgcggcgagttgtatttatttttacattaagttctagttgattaaaaattgtaagacatatgtaatcattaaagtttttatttaaagtactttggtgagttggactttgttatctactacctcgggaaaccgagatggtaacactctcatttacttgggaatgtctagctaaaggctcctaaataaatgggggtgttacaaagtggtatcagagcaaaaacgatcctcaggcctaaccaatgaataataatgaacttaggatgtgtctaaataaaatgaaccccgggtagaaactgttaggagcccctcttaatGCGGTTAAGATGcgcgccttaattcgtaccatggccctctcagttttgaaccaggaaccttgagagaatacttgagagttgGGGTAATTTAAAAGGAACATTGGTTATTTTGTTTTGAAAGTTTTGTTGCCTTGTTTGAATGTTGTTTCATTAATGCTTGCGATGACGTGGACGTAACTTTGCGTTTTCGGTaaagggatgtgatatgatttattTTAAGCAATGTTATAAGTatgttgatatgaggaagtatgttgtcatgtatgtggaaggtgtgaatatgattaagcatgtgaagtattaattattgtgtggaattgggaagaatgcgattttggttgatttcataAGATTTTTACCCTCGATTGTTGTGGCTACCATTTACTGTCTGTTTAAATTTCTTTTTCGAGATTTTTATATgtgatagctttgtgagttaactttcatatgccactggtctcatgttcaaataatatacgggttaggagaaataaatattttagtggacagtggtcagaatgatcctgtacagtgatgttttcgcgccatgtttttgtaaaactttCCATTTAAAAACTACCTGTCGATTTAGTGTAATTCCAACTACATTGTTTAAAATATTCGTATATGTTAATTGGTAAGCCACGTTGCAAGGTAaagttttgacaattaatagtgatttttacaatttgacctaagtttctgacatgttgctgtgaaatttctgtttcgaccaagtagtttgtaaaatgcaaTATAAATTGATCCCATGGGTTTTTGCCTTGATTATTCCTCTCATTAATTGTTAACTTTTTGTAGATTCAAAAAAAGTATAAGTGCTCAAGAAGtaataattttattatttatttatgattttaaGAAGTTGTAGCATGTTTTCTTAGCCTTAAAAATGTAAGTTTTGGTTCTTATCTTTTGCACGTTGATAATTTGATGTTgtcaattatgtgaagtagaatgacatgtctagtgatatgcggaacgtgtttccctaagcctatatatatgttagcaataattgcatccatgtttaagttagatatcattattaagaaaagattaattaaaCAGTTATGCGTATCTTTTGTGATAGTTTATTATTTAtcttggcaatgtattcgccaataGTTAAGTAAGGTAGATGAAGGTTAAATAAAGTTTAGTTCGAATATCTTATGTGATTGGTTTTGTTATTTGgaagaaaatcaaaaaaattgttATTCAGTTAATCATTACTTGGAGTTGTGTTTGAGAAATACTTGTCTTATGTTGCAATGTGTATCATATGTTCTTGTAAGGTTACAAAAAAATGGTTTAATTATTTCCGTTGTTTGTTATttcaaacttcggggacgaattttatttttagggggaagaaatgtaatactacgaatgttttgggTTATTGTTGTGACACCTTGTGATAATATTGGCATGATTGATAATCGTAATATGataattgtgttggatgatgcttagttatgagaatgtctatgagtgttgtggtagtaattgtgggcgaacttcgagacgaagttcattttaagggggggaagactgtaatatcccgtattttgataatattttgtatgaataatttatgtaattcaaatagttaattaatggcatttctaataataattacaagtaagacgttatttaaataataaattaagtatccaagtcggaaattgggcttagctaataattaaGCGTTGGGCCCTGTGCCATTGTTATTTGGACTGAAACTTATTAAGTTGGTatgagtataatcgggatttgtatcgggaattaataataatataatatgggaataataatatataaaggtaataataattatatcaatgataataataaagttatggcaataataaagttagtaagtaTAGTATGAGGAAATCCaacttatggtaagactaatatattatataataataataataataataataataataataataataataataataataataataataataataataataataataataataataataataataataataataataataataataataataataataataataataataataataataataataatattattattattagggtagagttccggtgagaacgaggcttatcgtgagaaccgtgagaacagcTCTCAACCGTCCATCAAATAAGACTCACGGCTGAGATTAGACGCGCGCTGCTCTTAAAATTTCACGGAAAACAAAAAATAAGAGTGTACATGTCAGCAATATCAAGCCTACGtaacaaaatcaaaccacacgaaacaaaatcaatcgatttcatcattaatccttccttaatttgtaaatttttgtctttCGATATCAAATTTAGTGATCTAAAATCGTTTATTCATCATCAATTCTTTGTGTTCAAGCGCAAATCGTagtcaatttgttcaaacttttgcattcatCGGCCATTCAGTTATTTCAAGATCAAAACTTTGTAAGAAAAATCGGAATTGATTTGGTCATTCATCTGGAATTATTGTTTTCTACAGTCAATATTGAGGTATGTTCATTCAATATTATTTAATTCCTttctgaatcgttgttgaattgattttatgatgatgttaaagttgaatttgattaaattcaacttAATTTCGGATTTGATTAAATTTAGTTAACTAGATGTAATGTACAGAACcacaaaaacattaattttataatgaaaagtgttaaattagggtttatagtttgtttgtttggttttagaaggatgataaatgcaaatgtactttgtggtgagaaaaaatatactaaaaataatgagaaaggaaaagtgtGCAATTTGAAGTAACTGAAAAGTAATTTTGCATGTAAAAATAATGTCTTTGTGTTGTCTTCAGTACACGTTTCATAAGGAAATGTCCAATCAGTCTTAGTGAAATGTGCATTATATATAATAAGGATGTGCAAGTAATTATTACCTTTTGCAAGTGGTCTTGCAACTGTTCAATATGTCAAATGACGGTTTGTAACTTGCTTAAGTAGtgaaaagacacaactattcacattaatttgaatattaattctaaatgtacattatattaattataaaaaaacatgttccatcaaataaattgtccactatctatagtatattcataatttgcattttctgataattaggtgcaactaaaatatcattaagcactgtttggaaaatgtacattatattatatttaaacgtacattaaattatttaaaaaagaacatggaacattatttggaaaataaatgtgctttcagtttaattcaaatgtccattacgtataTTTATAATGTGAATATACTGTTTTATGCGAGAGATTTAACTAACATAGATAACTTCtcccaatttattaattaccatgattatgtttgtggcagttgaaaagacacaactgttcaccaaatttaatctcttatactgaattaatccactatataaaccaAGGAGTACACAATTACTTTTCCATCTTACCttcatttctaaaaccttttccaataacaaaaacttttaatctcttcagaaaagtatttaattttcttaaaaaaaaacaatggacTACTGAAAATGCACGATAGTTGCCTACAAGAATGATGCTCACAAACAAAATTTCATGAACCATTATAGGGATTGGAAAGTAAGccagttttcttcaaactggtttgatggagatgacattcctgtggagatggatgtaccatctcCCAGTAGTCCTTTACATTATTTCCTTACTACTCAGCCTTTGCTGCGAATTTTGTTTGAACGACTTGGGagggaggaaaagaaaaacaTGGCAATGGTGTGCAAGGGCTGGTCAAAGTGGTTCCTTATAGGAATGGAGCCAGAGGTAAAGGAAAGGGATTATTATCGAGGGGTGGTTCGGGAACAGCAAAATGGTATAATCACTGTCACAAAGGATCAGCGGCTCCTTGAAAGATTCTGGCTTTGCACGACTCTATCTAGTCGTGcagaaataattagacatcatAAACAACAAGCACGACGATTTAGAAACCGAAgagaagaatatgaaattgaggagcagtctggtgatgagggttattatgactcagaatgttagattggtttagaaatatattaagttagttttctattttattgttattttgtattatcttgtggtttttttttcagtataagccttagtaggctttatcattttgaaagccttaaatggcttttgtaaatattttactaatattaatgaaatagtatTGTGTCTATTTGTTTGTTTACTGTCATTAGAATTCAATATATTTTATATATGCTctatcaaaatggacaacaatatttcctatgaacattagcagtaaaataaatgttcctttaaaggcatgataatggacattcgaaggaatacattatatatgaacctttatttaTACGAAATAACTTGCTTATGTGGTGAAAAGACGCaattattcacattaatttgaatattacttctaaatgtacattatattaattataaaaaaacatgttccataaaataaattgtcAACTATCTATATTCGtaatttgcattttctgataattaggtaCAACTAAAATATTATTAAGCaatgtttggaaaatgtacattatattatatttaaaggtacattaaattatttaaaaaagaacatgaaacattatgtggaaaaaaatgtgaattcagtttaattcaaatgtccattacgtattttcataatgtgcatatactgttttatgcaatagattaaagtaacatagataacttcacccaatttattaattaccatgattatgtttgtgtcagttgaaaagacacaactgttcacAGAATTTAATCTCTTATAATCAATTAATCCACTACATAAACCCAAGAGTACACAACTAGTTTTCCATCCTACCTTTTCCAATAACCAAAACTTTTAATCTCTTCAGAAAAGTacttaattttcttaaaaaaaaaaaccaatggACTACTCAAAATGCCTGATAGTTCCCTACAAGAATGATGCTTACAAACAAAATTTCATGGCCCATTATAGGGAATGGAAAGTAAGccagttttcttcaaactggtttgatggagatgacattcctgtggagatggatgtaccatctcCCAGTCGTCCTTTACATCATTTGCTTACTACTCAGGATTTGCTCCAGATTTTGTTTGAGCGACTTGggagggaagaaaagaaaaacatggcCATGGTGTGCAAGGGCTGGTCAAAGTGGTTCCTTATAGGGAACGACCCAGAGGTAAAGGAGAGGGATTATTACCGAGGCGCGGTTCACGGAAATGAAAATGGTGTGATAACTATCGTAAAGAATAATCGGCTCGCTTGACGGATTCTCGCATCCGCACGACTATGTCTAATCGTGcagaaataattagacatcacAAAAGACAAGAACGACGATTTTTATAGGAAAGAgaagaagaatatgaaattgaggaACAGTCTGGGGGATGAGGGTTATTATGACTCCATTtgttagattagtttagaaatatgttgtgttatcttctgtttattgttattaggtattatcttgtgttttttttttagtataagccttagtaggctttaccattttgaaagcctgaaatggcttttgtaaatatttttctaatattaatgaaataatattatgactatttctttgtttaatgtcattagcattcaatacattatatatatgctatatcaaaatggacaacaatatttcctatgaacattatcattaaaataaatgttcctttaaaggcatgataatggacaatgagcatattagaattggattattgcatattagaattggattactgcattattgatgcaataatatttaatatacttacttacttaactactgttgaaccagacaatgagtacaagtgatgcaactacgtcttcttctacaaataacagctttaaaacaccaaggacaataattgaaacattaaatgcactccagtacattccattctgtccagaggaaaagaaacctaaagtaggacaagtattcgaaacgctagaatcagcagagttattctacaaagaatattgtacaatctgtgggtttacgccaagacttgcaacaacaaaaaggattaaaggcaatgagttaccaaacagttttgcattaaggaatGTTGTCTGCAATAGGCAAGGTGTAAAGGAAAGTAGGAAAAGGAAGAGGACTGATACTGATACCGATACTGCTGAGAATGATGCAGAATCTGATGTGACAGACATAAGCCGTGTGAGGCCGATTACAAGAATTGACTGTCGTGCATTAGTGCGGTTTAAATACCAAGAAAATGGAACTTATATTGTTACTAGATTCGATGAAGCGCATAACCATCCACTTACTTCGCCTGAATCTACAATATTCTTGAAAGGAAACCGAAAAATGACAGAGGTACAGAAGCAATTTGTCACAAAGGTAAAGGTGCTAAAACTAGGTGGTGTGAAAGCCTATAGAGGTTGGAAGGAGCTGTGTGGAGGTTACAACAACATTGGGGCTACCGAGGTTGATTTCAAAAACTTTGTCAGGGACATAAAAACCTACATTGGTAATTTTGATGCACAAATGTTTGTTGAAAATCTTATAGGGAGAAAAGACACATGCagttcattttactttgattttatagTAGATGAAAACAAGTGCCTGGCTGGAGTGTTTTGGGCAGATCCGATCTGCATAAAGAACTACATGCTGTTCGGTGAGGTTTTATCAGCAGATGCTACATATagaacaaacaagtacgatatggtgTTTGTGCCTTTCACAGGAGTTG from Silene latifolia isolate original U9 population chromosome 2, ASM4854445v1, whole genome shotgun sequence encodes the following:
- the LOC141641064 gene encoding protein FAR1-RELATED SEQUENCE 5-like; the encoded protein is MKVVAGGSGCSGFGCIGGVVGSLRQGVKESRKRKRTDTDTDTAENDAESDVTDISRVRPITRIDCRALVRFKYQENGTYIVTRFDEAHNHPLTSPESTIFLKGNRKMTEVQKQFVTKVKVLKLGGVKAYRGWKELCGGYNNIGATEVDFKNFVRDIKTYIGNFDAQMFVENLIGRKDTCSSFYFDFIVDENKCLAGVFWADPICIKNYMLFGEVLSADATYRTNKYDMVFVPFTGVDHHKRCITFGAGLIGDESIECYTWLFKTF